In candidate division WOR-3 bacterium, the following are encoded in one genomic region:
- a CDS encoding FG-GAP-like repeat-containing protein, which yields MSRQAVMPFLVIFCLTGYAQIPLPAAPDWSSVDNDYSTGGAFADIDGNGFVDFCISNGNDMAYNYNSVYFNTGGVLETRASWRSNDSGYFGHCYAGDVNNDGLPDLAVGYLGSGTSGDFRARIYLNTGSGLSPLPWWRSADRHASFDCCLGDFDLDGDLDLAISAGDAYAPDGDSVRIYRNNGGVFDSLPCWTAEDSIPSDAIRFCDIDNDGDLDLFVGCRRKVVMYENRAGVLDTRPSWVARQGIGWVLRLEFGDYDRDGFLDLAVASNDQLGDPNSIKVFHNNNGVLDTIASFNMQRRGTQNYSSCVAWGDVNGDGYPELAAGGWWKPVRVYANNAGVLDTLPSWQWQPANPNNLVCEALVWTDVRNRQLVAVVESSSGDGYRKLFYLGHRPVQFLDSIKVNGGAVTPADYCFDQTAGWVSFADAPDSGNGNVIFYYRYPEYPDLAVTNWDRGNGNHLFLNTTQVGVAEAGSTSRLSVAIMPNPAAGPMTIRFDKILFREIPVSIYSQDGRLVRRLIIKNGVIVWDGSLDDGRPAVPGVYMIRAEGAVPVKLVWLGR from the coding sequence ATGAGCAGACAGGCTGTAATGCCTTTTTTGGTAATTTTTTGTCTTACGGGTTACGCCCAGATCCCGCTGCCGGCTGCGCCGGACTGGAGTTCGGTGGATAATGACTATTCAACCGGTGGCGCCTTTGCTGATATTGATGGCAACGGGTTTGTGGATTTCTGTATCAGTAACGGTAATGACATGGCTTACAATTACAATTCGGTTTATTTCAATACCGGCGGTGTGCTGGAGACCAGGGCATCCTGGCGTTCGAATGACAGCGGTTATTTTGGCCATTGTTATGCCGGTGATGTGAATAATGACGGACTGCCGGATCTGGCGGTCGGTTATCTGGGCAGTGGGACAAGCGGTGATTTCCGGGCACGAATCTACTTAAACACCGGCTCGGGACTCAGTCCATTACCATGGTGGCGTTCCGCAGACCGGCATGCCTCGTTTGACTGCTGTCTGGGCGACTTTGATCTGGATGGAGATCTGGATCTGGCAATTTCTGCCGGTGATGCCTATGCGCCCGATGGTGATTCTGTCCGGATCTACCGGAACAACGGTGGTGTCTTTGACAGTCTGCCCTGCTGGACTGCTGAGGACAGCATACCCTCCGATGCGATCCGGTTCTGTGATATTGATAATGACGGAGATCTTGATCTTTTTGTCGGTTGCCGGCGCAAGGTGGTAATGTATGAAAATCGTGCCGGGGTGCTTGATACCCGTCCCTCGTGGGTTGCCCGGCAGGGAATCGGCTGGGTCCTGCGCCTGGAGTTCGGTGACTATGACCGGGACGGCTTTCTGGATCTGGCAGTAGCATCCAATGATCAGCTGGGCGATCCGAACAGCATCAAGGTCTTTCATAATAACAATGGGGTGCTGGATACGATTGCCAGTTTTAATATGCAGCGCCGGGGGACTCAGAACTATTCATCCTGTGTTGCCTGGGGTGATGTGAATGGTGACGGGTATCCGGAGCTGGCAGCCGGCGGCTGGTGGAAACCGGTCCGGGTTTATGCCAATAATGCCGGTGTACTCGATACCCTGCCTTCCTGGCAGTGGCAGCCGGCAAATCCGAATAATCTGGTGTGTGAGGCGCTGGTCTGGACTGATGTGCGCAACCGGCAGCTGGTCGCGGTTGTCGAGAGCAGTAGTGGGGATGGTTACCGCAAGCTGTTTTACCTCGGGCACCGGCCGGTTCAGTTTCTGGACAGTATTAAAGTAAATGGCGGGGCAGTAACTCCGGCTGATTACTGTTTTGATCAGACCGCAGGTTGGGTAAGTTTCGCCGACGCGCCGGATTCGGGAAACGGTAATGTGATCTTTTATTACCGTTATCCGGAATATCCGGACCTGGCGGTGACCAACTGGGACCGGGGTAATGGTAATCATCTGTTTCTGAATACTACGCAGGTGGGCGTTGCTGAGGCAGGCAGTACCAGCCGATTGAGTGTTGCGATTATGCCCAACCCTGCGGCTGGACCGATGACAATCAGGTTTGATAAAATTTTATTCCGAGAAATACCGGTCAGCATCTACAGCCAGGATGGCAGGCTGGTGCGCCGGCTCATTATCAAAAACGGGGTTATTGTATGGGACGGAAGTCTGGATGATGGCAGACCGGCAGTTCCCGGAGTTTATATGATCCGGGCCGAAGGGGCAGTACCGGTAAAGCTGGTGTGGCTCGGAAGATAA
- a CDS encoding type III pantothenate kinase: MILTVIIGNTNSRLAFFEGQCLVRSRVVPTSRLEQVLANLRLSSKITGAAVASVVPKKTLAVYRALSRQVRTMLFNSRTGVPIRVHYNRRLVGADRLCAAAGAFSCYHQDLIVIDFGTAITFNVVKMPGVFLGGPILPGAQLMLNGLAAGTGRLPRIDFYPRSRVLSRQTGPAMQSGVFFLLVGGIKLILSRITSEAGLQSPLVIGTGGGIRHFVRHFREIISIVDQNLASRGLAEIYYYNRRQNE, encoded by the coding sequence ATGATATTGACGGTAATTATCGGTAATACCAACAGCCGGCTGGCGTTTTTTGAAGGACAGTGTCTGGTCCGGTCTAGGGTTGTGCCGACGAGCCGGCTTGAGCAGGTGCTGGCAAACTTGAGGTTGAGCTCAAAAATTACCGGTGCTGCAGTGGCTTCGGTAGTGCCCAAGAAGACGCTCGCGGTCTACCGGGCTTTGAGCCGGCAGGTGCGGACCATGCTTTTTAATTCCCGGACTGGTGTACCGATCCGGGTGCATTACAACCGGAGGCTCGTGGGAGCAGACCGGCTCTGCGCCGCAGCCGGTGCGTTCAGTTGTTACCATCAGGACCTGATTGTAATTGATTTTGGCACTGCCATTACCTTCAATGTGGTTAAAATGCCCGGCGTTTTTCTTGGCGGTCCGATTCTGCCCGGTGCCCAGCTGATGCTGAACGGACTGGCAGCAGGAACCGGCAGACTGCCCCGGATCGATTTTTATCCCCGATCCCGGGTTCTGTCCCGGCAGACCGGACCGGCAATGCAGTCGGGCGTGTTTTTCCTGCTGGTTGGAGGGATCAAATTGATTCTGTCCCGGATCACCAGTGAAGCGGGACTGCAGTCACCACTAGTGATCGGGACCGGGGGCGGTATACGGCATTTTGTGCGGCATTTCAGAGAGATAATAAGTATTGTGGATCAAAATCTGGCAAGCCGTGGTCTTGCCGAAATATATTATTACAACAGGAGGCAGAATGAATAA
- a CDS encoding NYN domain-containing protein encodes MNKTGVFVDVQNIQETFERQGKEVRYDAIIRHVITTGNRERENCKFVAFVPYRRDDERRQRLIDALSFQGYRVVSKPVRERPDGTIKANMDIEITLEILSMSDWLDEIVLVTGDGDFVALVDWLSKRGKKVITIGLGRGYTSVELIRACDEYINLEEIEGAVKTQTQNREWETPPTVA; translated from the coding sequence ATGAATAAGACCGGAGTGTTTGTTGATGTCCAGAATATTCAGGAGACTTTTGAACGGCAGGGGAAGGAAGTGCGGTATGATGCGATTATCCGTCATGTAATTACTACCGGCAACCGGGAGCGGGAGAATTGCAAGTTTGTTGCCTTTGTGCCTTATCGTCGGGACGATGAGCGACGGCAGCGGCTCATTGATGCCCTTTCCTTTCAGGGATACCGGGTGGTTTCCAAGCCGGTACGGGAGCGGCCGGACGGCACGATCAAAGCGAACATGGATATTGAGATCACGCTGGAGATTCTCTCGATGAGCGACTGGCTGGATGAGATTGTGCTTGTTACCGGTGATGGTGACTTTGTGGCGCTGGTGGACTGGCTGTCCAAGCGGGGGAAGAAGGTGATTACAATCGGACTCGGCCGGGGGTATACTTCAGTTGAGCTGATCCGGGCGTGTGACGAATATATCAATCTGGAGGAGATTGAAGGGGCGGTCAAGACACAGACGCAGAATCGGGAATGGGAGACACCGCCGACGGTCGCGTGA
- the tsaB gene encoding tRNA (adenosine(37)-N6)-threonylcarbamoyltransferase complex dimerization subunit type 1 TsaB, translating into MGDTADGRVKDIFLGLDTSGFQTGLALVSGGAVLYETRSSAGTSHNESLLLLIRRALDAAGLQLDQLSGICLTIGPGMWTGLRVGLSTVKGLALPKGIAVKGVNTLQVIAASAGAGSGAVLAVMDARRNELYAALYHGTQVLISPQAGAALFWGRLVAERQPPGELVLAGEGSELIKPVLSAMGIRFVDSGVRLPEPAVIVRLGVELLKSEGPDRLSELEPVYLRRTDAEINLEGRLKGSL; encoded by the coding sequence ATGGGAGACACCGCCGACGGTCGCGTGAAGGATATTTTTCTGGGACTGGATACCAGCGGGTTTCAGACCGGCCTGGCGCTGGTCAGCGGAGGTGCGGTTTTATATGAAACCCGGAGTTCCGCCGGGACTTCCCATAATGAGTCGCTGTTACTTTTAATCAGGAGGGCACTGGACGCTGCCGGATTGCAGCTGGATCAACTCAGCGGTATCTGTCTGACCATCGGTCCGGGAATGTGGACCGGTTTGAGAGTGGGGTTGAGCACCGTCAAGGGTCTGGCACTGCCGAAGGGGATTGCGGTCAAGGGGGTGAATACGCTTCAGGTGATCGCTGCCAGCGCAGGTGCCGGCAGCGGTGCGGTGCTGGCGGTGATGGATGCGCGCCGGAATGAGCTCTACGCTGCCCTGTATCATGGAACTCAGGTTCTGATTTCACCTCAGGCAGGGGCAGCCCTTTTTTGGGGGAGGCTTGTTGCCGAAAGGCAGCCCCCAGGTGAGCTGGTCCTTGCTGGTGAGGGCAGTGAACTTATAAAGCCGGTTCTCTCGGCAATGGGAATCAGGTTTGTGGATTCCGGGGTGCGTTTGCCAGAGCCGGCGGTAATAGTCCGGCTCGGGGTTGAGTTATTAAAAAGTGAGGGTCCGGACCGGCTGTCCGAACTGGAACCGGTTTACCTGCGGCGCACTGATGCCGAGATTAATCTTGAAGGACGATTAAAGGGCAGCTTGTAA
- a CDS encoding T9SS type A sorting domain-containing protein, with amino-acid sequence MTRPVLFLVMLLPALVLAQLDTFWLRKIDGGPGLEDVFSDMAVDDSGYVYITGQTANASLTTDIFVQKYRPDGTVVWTATYNGRANQDDSASALVVDSIGNVFVCGWTMDTLMDMDMITIKYSPAGQLLWAKRWFRAVNRDDAAHALVLDRLGRVIVTGFCSDASYNIDYCTVCYNAQTGDTFWVRYYNRVPENDEDIAYAICVDDSNNIYVTGTSYDDGTDYDIATIRYRPNGTQTWLRRKNNWPWVGDDYGMKIVFDPVTRSVLVAGTVWDDNQDYNYFTMKYRATSGDSLWYRTYNRYPANNEDLLTALALDPAGNVFVTGTSFDDVTDYDIATVSYTASGMPRWTQRYDADGFEDTGADIAIDSLNQIFVLGTGESRINRMDMTILKYDNAGTPLYVWSWDNPAAHREDWGYRIVVRGPKYIFAAGTTTDDTANQDLVVMKLYEVLHDFAVRTLLTPESLYISDTLYPKAIISNLAINPDSCRAYLKIQPGTYMDSSWLVLTPGAFDTVRFAPFLAETAGVITVTCWVNLAADERRFNDTLIRTAVVWQETTGLAENRPANTRLVVTITPNPVRAQAQINFNLPPEPAVTLRLFDRTGALVQQFPIQTVNGKTRFRLDLKNLPAGVYFLKADRVDVPLNAKVVIQH; translated from the coding sequence ATGACCCGCCCAGTACTGTTCCTCGTTATGCTGCTCCCGGCACTTGTCCTGGCTCAACTGGATACCTTCTGGCTGCGAAAAATTGACGGTGGTCCCGGACTCGAAGATGTCTTCTCTGATATGGCAGTTGATGATTCCGGGTATGTTTATATCACCGGTCAGACCGCCAACGCTTCACTCACGACTGACATCTTTGTCCAGAAATACCGCCCTGATGGCACCGTAGTCTGGACCGCGACCTATAACGGCCGGGCAAATCAGGATGATTCGGCATCGGCGCTCGTGGTCGACAGCATCGGCAATGTGTTCGTCTGCGGCTGGACCATGGATACCCTGATGGACATGGATATGATCACCATCAAATACAGCCCGGCGGGACAACTGCTCTGGGCAAAACGCTGGTTCCGTGCCGTTAACCGCGACGATGCCGCCCATGCCCTGGTCCTTGACCGGCTCGGGCGGGTGATCGTCACGGGCTTCTGCTCGGATGCCAGCTATAACATCGACTACTGCACTGTCTGTTATAACGCCCAGACCGGTGACACCTTCTGGGTCCGCTATTACAACCGGGTTCCGGAAAATGACGAGGATATAGCCTACGCCATCTGCGTTGACGATTCCAATAACATCTATGTCACCGGCACCAGCTACGATGACGGCACCGACTACGACATTGCCACCATCCGCTATCGTCCCAATGGAACGCAGACCTGGCTCCGGCGCAAAAACAACTGGCCCTGGGTCGGCGATGACTATGGAATGAAAATTGTCTTTGACCCCGTTACCCGCTCCGTGCTGGTCGCCGGTACGGTCTGGGATGACAATCAGGACTACAACTATTTTACCATGAAGTACCGTGCGACCAGTGGTGACTCGCTCTGGTACCGCACCTACAACCGTTATCCGGCGAATAATGAAGATCTCCTGACCGCACTCGCTCTGGACCCTGCAGGTAATGTCTTTGTCACCGGCACCAGCTTTGACGATGTCACTGACTATGACATCGCCACCGTATCCTACACTGCCTCGGGAATGCCCCGCTGGACTCAGCGTTATGATGCGGACGGATTTGAAGACACCGGTGCTGACATTGCTATTGACTCGCTTAATCAAATTTTCGTCCTCGGCACCGGCGAATCAAGAATCAACCGGATGGATATGACGATTCTGAAATATGATAATGCCGGCACTCCGCTCTATGTCTGGTCCTGGGACAACCCGGCAGCTCACCGTGAAGACTGGGGCTACCGTATTGTGGTACGGGGTCCGAAATATATTTTTGCTGCCGGCACAACGACAGACGACACCGCCAATCAGGATCTGGTGGTGATGAAACTTTATGAAGTTCTCCATGACTTTGCCGTCCGGACACTGCTCACTCCCGAATCACTGTATATCTCCGACACCCTTTACCCCAAAGCAATAATCAGCAACCTGGCAATCAACCCTGACAGCTGCCGTGCCTACCTGAAGATCCAGCCGGGAACCTATATGGACAGCAGCTGGCTGGTCCTGACCCCGGGCGCATTTGATACCGTGCGCTTTGCCCCATTCCTTGCCGAAACCGCCGGCGTCATCACCGTAACCTGCTGGGTTAATCTCGCTGCCGATGAACGCCGGTTTAATGACACTCTGATCCGGACCGCAGTCGTCTGGCAGGAAACGACCGGCCTGGCTGAAAACCGTCCCGCAAACACCCGTCTGGTGGTTACCATCACCCCGAACCCGGTCCGGGCCCAGGCACAGATAAACTTCAATCTGCCTCCCGAACCGGCAGTGACACTCCGGCTCTTTGACCGCACCGGTGCCCTTGTCCAGCAGTTCCCGATTCAGACGGTCAACGGCAAAACCCGCTTCCGGCTGGATTTGAAAAACCTGCCCGCAGGTGTATATTTTCTCAAGGCTGACCGCGTCGATGTCCCGCTGAATGCCAAAGTGGTTATTCAGCACTGA
- a CDS encoding biotin--[acetyl-CoA-carboxylase] ligase translates to MAAEQTIAGELLARLTRFGRVYLLDTVGSTNDYAFSLAARKEPAVVVARRQTKGRGRFRRRWFADEDSLIFSLLLFTESGFPQPAAVTQIAGLALCRAIELGIQTAKPPAMLRWPNDVVISNKKVAGILCEQRGQAVVVGVGVNVNQHQLPENLPEAGSLFSVYGQACDKMRLLDLFLEEFSQLLTQMKKGNSQPVWEEIRQRSAVINHRVEVKTLLRRHLGTVIDIDDEGRIVLRSDSGRLVVLSSGQVRQLR, encoded by the coding sequence TTGGCAGCGGAGCAGACAATTGCCGGAGAACTGCTTGCACGGCTTACGCGTTTCGGCCGGGTGTATCTGCTGGATACGGTTGGTTCGACAAATGATTATGCGTTCAGTCTGGCGGCGCGGAAAGAGCCAGCGGTGGTTGTTGCCCGGCGGCAGACAAAAGGCAGGGGCAGGTTTCGCCGGCGCTGGTTCGCCGATGAGGACAGTCTGATCTTTTCGCTTTTGCTGTTCACTGAGTCCGGTTTCCCGCAGCCGGCTGCTGTCACCCAGATTGCCGGACTCGCGCTCTGTCGGGCAATTGAACTGGGTATTCAGACCGCAAAACCGCCAGCGATGCTGCGCTGGCCTAATGATGTGGTGATCAGTAATAAAAAGGTTGCCGGTATCCTGTGCGAACAAAGGGGACAGGCAGTGGTGGTTGGTGTTGGGGTGAATGTTAATCAGCACCAGCTGCCGGAAAATCTGCCGGAAGCGGGTTCACTGTTTAGCGTTTACGGGCAGGCATGTGACAAGATGCGATTGCTGGATCTGTTTCTGGAGGAGTTTTCCCAGCTCCTGACCCAGATGAAGAAGGGAAATTCCCAGCCGGTCTGGGAAGAGATTCGGCAGCGGAGTGCGGTTATAAATCACCGGGTTGAGGTGAAAACGCTCTTGCGCCGGCACCTGGGCACAGTGATTGATATTGATGATGAGGGCAGGATTGTGCTGCGGAGTGATTCCGGCAGGCTGGTGGTGCTGAGCTCGGGACAGGTGAGACAGTTGAGATGA